The proteins below are encoded in one region of Sphaerodactylus townsendi isolate TG3544 linkage group LG06, MPM_Stown_v2.3, whole genome shotgun sequence:
- the LOC125434608 gene encoding acrosin-like gives MDHRAATQNGATLCKSPSPRKKPQNIPNNTQALSGNSLRCQGGLLTHTGSPILPSRFINVRYWRVLVGATDLSKPGPDAQVFTIKMLADHEQYSPIGQLNDIAVIELNQSVACNDYVQLACLPDGSVNMPALSHCYFSGWSTTDTKRYVKKPEILQEVKVNLLEVGACNSSRWVNKRIQDYNVCVMAEKGGKENCQGDGGAPLMCREGRSERFWITGIDSWGSGCTRERMTEVFVSTRHFSAWIQRRIKEMLQPQPQRKPVVLQRPNWTRPSARPTPTPVKRPVTWYRPRPSYSWVHPNYVPMPPPPPKWKLPIGRPKGSSGSWD, from the exons ATGGACCACCGGGCTGCCACCCAAAATGGGGCCACCCTctgcaaatccccttcccctcgCAAGAAACCCCAGAACATCCCCAATAACACCCAGGCCCTTTCGGGGAACAGTCTCAGATGTCAGGGCGGTCTGCTCACTCACACAGGGTCCCCCATTCTCCCCTCCAGGTTCATAAACGTGAGATATTGGAGAGTACTGGTCGGTGCCACGGATCTCTCGAAACCAGGCCCCGATGCCCAGGTGTTCACCATCAAGATGCTGGCGGATCATGAACAATACAGCCCCATTGGCCAACTCAACGACATTGCTGTGATTGAACTGAACCAATCTGTTGCCTGCAATGACTACGTCCAGCTTGCCTGCCTGCCGGATGGCAGCGTGAACATGCCCGCCCTGAGCCATTGCTACTTCAGCGGCTGGAGCACAACAGACACAAAGA GATATGTCAAGAAGCCAGAAATCCTGCAGGAGGTCAAAGTGAACCTCTTGGAAGTTGGGGCTTGCAACAGCAGCCGGTGGGTTAACAAACGCATCCAGGACTACAACGTGTGTGTCATGGCTGAGAAAGGAGGCAAGGAGAACTGCCAG GGGGATGGTGGTGCCCCCCTCATGTGCAGGGAGGGCCGGTCGGAACGCTTCTGGATCACTGGAATCGACAGCTGGGGCAGCGGCTGCACCAGAGAGAGGATGACCGAGGTCTTCGTCTCCACAAGACACTTCTCCGCTTGGATCCAGAGAAGAATCAAGGAGATGCTGCAGCCACAGCCACAGCGCAAGCCCGTGGTTCTGCAGCGCCCGAACTGGACCCGCCCTTCGGCCAGGCCGACCCCCACCCCTGTGAAAAGACCTGTCACCTGGTACAGACCCAGGCCGAGTTACAGCTGGGTGCACCCGAACTACGTGcccatgcccccgcccccgccaaagTGGAAGCTGCCAATTGGGCGACCAAAAGGGTCCTCTGGCAGTTGGGATTAG